The DNA sequence AGAAAAATGTCAAAAGTTCTAATTCTCGTAGTTCTGCCCCCACTGATACTCAGACTGAAAATACCGATTGGATTGCCACTGGTCTTCTTGACTCCAAAGATAGCCTCCAAAGCTTCATGAAACCCAAAAAGTTCGAAGAGGCAATGATTTATTCCATTCTAACATTGTTGTCGTGGTTCCTGACTCCTCTGTTCGTGCTGATTTCTAGGATGGGtatgtttttattattatccCTTTGACGTTGGTCTCATCTTCCCCTTTTCTAAATTCGTGTCTGAGGTCTTGAAAGCCCTCAATATTTCACCTGGTGAATTGATGCCTTTTCCATGGGGAACCCTAGCCTGTCTGGATGCTATTGAAGCAAACCATCAATTAGAATCGATGTTGAGGTCATAAAACACTACTATTATTTGAAAAACTTTAGCAGTTGTAGAATTGGGTTTAGCAATAGGAACGCATACGATCCATTAATCTTGAACAATGACATTATCAACGATCGCAATTGGAAAAAAGACTACTTCTTTGTTAAGAAGAAATCCCTTGGTGATGATGTCGGTTATCTTTTGGATCATTGGAAAAACCCAGATTTTTTGCTTATTCTTTTGCTtcataatcaattcctttttCTATTTATCATTGAATGTCAATTATATATCCATAGATTCAACTTAGTAATCAATCGACCCTTTTGATGAATACTCCTTATGTCTTTGCGTCAATGTTCTTTATAATAGTATCATTTTTAATTGTTGCCCTACTTTTTAGATCTTTGAATGTCTGCTTGTATTCGGTCGTGTATGTTGTAATTGTGCTctattttgtgatttgtttagaCCTCGACTTTGAACCCGACCAGAGCATTGCTTCGACCAAAGTTATTGTAGAGAAGATTCAAGCCCTTGCATCAAGTGAAAGAATTTGGACTAACTGCCTTGGTAGGCCCATTCGTAATGTTGGGACCATTAATGTAGAGGACTTTGTCCTTAAGATGAAAAAGACCTTCTCCAGGCGTGATGTAGGTACTTCTAGAAAAGGTGTAATCAAGACTGATGCAAGCCGTACAAGA is a window from the Apium graveolens cultivar Ventura chromosome 1, ASM990537v1, whole genome shotgun sequence genome containing:
- the LOC141720745 gene encoding uncharacterized protein LOC141720745, encoding MEKKNVKSSNSRSSAPTDTQTENTDWIATGLLDSKDSLQSFMKPKKFEEAMIYSILTLLSWFLTPLFVLISRMDLDFEPDQSIASTKVIVEKIQALASSERIWTNCLGRPIRNVGTINVEDFVLKMKKTFSRRDVGTSRKGVIKTDASRTRSKHVTMLVGKSSQFVQSLSSELGDSPRSIKRIEMSTGRLYAEDSSKNHGRL